One part of the Hydrogenobacter sp. T-2 genome encodes these proteins:
- the cutA gene encoding divalent-cation tolerance protein CutA, whose amino-acid sequence MLGYYVVFITTPVDKAQEIANYIIENKLGACVNVVPEVSSIYWWKGNIERDKESLLVVKTSAQKFKDLLEGVKSIHPYTVPEIIALPIVAGNEDYLKWIDDSLA is encoded by the coding sequence ATGCTGGGCTACTATGTGGTTTTTATCACTACACCAGTGGACAAGGCTCAAGAAATAGCCAATTACATAATAGAGAATAAGCTGGGTGCTTGCGTAAACGTGGTTCCAGAGGTTAGCTCCATATACTGGTGGAAGGGGAACATAGAAAGGGATAAGGAAAGCCTTCTTGTGGTAAAGACTTCCGCTCAAAAGTTTAAAGACTTGCTTGAGGGTGTAAAGTCTATTCATCCCTATACGGTTCCTGAGATAATTGCCTTGCCTATAGTTGCAGGCAATGAGGACTACCTTAAGTGGATAGATGACTCTCTTGCATGA
- a CDS encoding HepT-like ribonuclease domain-containing protein, with protein MPKEKTLPTLELFMEELLSLLPYLRERYGVKELGVFGSYLRGEQRQDSDLDLLVDFEKDISLWDVMELEEFLSERLGVRVDLIMKSSLRFRPHTAEKILKSYVPVMENWKDIIRQKEMPKRDYREYIKDILQECEFLRKYTQGIEYEDFLESDLLRHAVVRALEVIGEAVKNLPNELLEKYPQIEWKRVKGMRDRLAHAYFGVDYELLWRVIKEELPSLCNVVKDMLDEET; from the coding sequence ATGCCAAAGGAGAAAACTCTACCAACTCTTGAGCTTTTCATGGAAGAGCTTTTAAGCCTCTTGCCCTACTTGAGAGAGAGGTATGGAGTGAAAGAGCTTGGAGTTTTTGGCTCATACCTAAGAGGAGAGCAAAGACAAGACAGCGACCTTGACCTCCTTGTGGACTTTGAAAAGGATATTTCTCTTTGGGATGTTATGGAGCTTGAGGAGTTTCTCTCTGAGAGGCTTGGAGTAAGGGTTGACCTCATTATGAAAAGCTCTTTGAGGTTTAGACCTCATACCGCAGAAAAGATTCTAAAAAGCTACGTGCCCGTGATGGAAAACTGGAAGGATATAATAAGGCAAAAGGAGATGCCAAAAAGAGACTACAGGGAATACATAAAAGACATTCTGCAAGAGTGTGAGTTTTTAAGAAAATACACGCAAGGCATAGAATACGAAGACTTTTTGGAAAGCGACCTACTTAGGCATGCGGTGGTGCGTGCCTTGGAAGTAATAGGCGAGGCGGTAAAGAACCTGCCAAATGAGCTTTTGGAAAAGTATCCACAGATAGAGTGGAAAAGGGTAAAGGGCATGAGGGACAGGCTGGCTCACGCATACTTTGGTGTGGACTACGAACTTCTCTGGAGGGTGATAAAAGAAGAGCTTCCGAGCTT